The DNA segment TCCTCTAGAATGGAAAGCAGaagtgctaaccactacaccacggtggatatctatttacttgttgtttattatgtatactttaacaactatatccaagctcattgcagcttctagtgagctgtaagtgaacagtgactgaacagtgactgatcagtaattgaactgactgactgaccactgagtggacaACCCCCAACCATGCTCCTGCATGACCAACTTGAGCTAGAAAGATAGGTCCCCCATTGATGCCTCTAATGCTGGTGGGCGTGGCCATTATTCTCATTTAGGATAATGATGAGGAGACATCTTACTTAAAGTCTCCCacacaaaatattcatcaaaaataggtcttttaaaattctaaataatatttattctgtCTCAAACTGAATGATCAACATGATGTGTGAGGAGACATCTTAAAGTCCCCCACACAAAGTATTCATCAAAATggatcttttaaaataataaccaacaataataataaacaatatagattGTACTTACTTTGCTATTCACTAAAAACTGCACTGCACTGCCATTTCACAGTAACATTGGCTGTATGGAAAAGTCAGAATAACCATTTGATCATTGTTGCAGAGGTAAATTGAAGCATGTGGGAAAATCAAAGTCATTGAATCAAGAAAGTTCTCCAAAGATTTGAATGGTTCACAATTTTCTTTTCTATACTCAAACAGTAACTCCACAGTCCACCTGGTGCTCATGGTAAAGATGCAGGAACATGAAGATTCAGAGTTATCTGCTGGCTCCATTGCAAATGGGTGGTactattgatgaatgaatatctGTTTCAATGTTACTGGTATCCAACACTGGAATTAATGTATCTACATAAAATGGTTTCATTGTTCTTGAAACTGGTCAAATCCAGCAGAAATTGCTggttgttcattcttgttgttCATTCAAGTGAGTTGAACCTACTTTCGAAAAATGCAAGCTTCTTTCTATTTGCTGGTTCAAGTAAATTGATAGTTCAACCGATTTGATAGTACTCCTGAGTTGATCCATCAACTGAGTTGATCCAAGCTTCTTTCTATTTGTTGATTCAAGTGAATTGATGTTCTAGAACCTACCTTGAAGTACTGGTGAAATGATAGTTCAACCAATTTGATAGTACTCCTGATTTGATCCATCAACTGAGTTGATCCAAGCTTCTTTCTATTTGTTGGTTCAAGTAAATTGATGTTCTAGAACCTACCTTAAAGTACTGGTGGAATGATAGTTCAACCGATTTGATAGTACTCCTGAGTTGATCCATCAACTGAGTTGAAAGTACTCCTGAGTTGGGCCATTCCTCAGGtgcaaaataaatattagttttaCAGAAGAAAGCAGTCAGAATAATAAGCAATGCAGATTACCTAGATCATTGTAAACCTCTATTCAaggaaaattcaatattaacagtcttcaatgaatttttgtatcagtgcttgaaagagataaaattgAGGGAAAATGTACTGACGGTTGCCAGTGACATTCACAATTATCTGACTAGGGCCAGTGGAGATCTGCATGTACGTAGGTGCAGACTCAGCAAATCTCTTTCGAGTTTTCCAATAGTGGggataaaatttttcaaccttttacCAGCCTCCTTCTGTACCCTTCCCCTTCCTGTATTCCTCAGACACGTAAGAAAATGGCTCATAGACAATCCATTCTACTCTTTAGAGGAATTCAGGACAGTGGTaggtagaataaattattaatgtcaACTATTACATGAAATAGTTAATTATAACGTAGCCCTATTATGGGTGAACTATTGAATGCTATTAATTGATATTGTTGTCGTTACTCATTTTAaggattttttattatgtattttgacctaattatgattttattatgtatcgtaattttataaaatattttgtgacgTAGCCTTGTGTACTACTGTATCGCCAggctaaataaattgattgattgattgattgattgaacttTAGAAGTGATACTTTTAGAACCCGTTTCATCAACGTTggtcaaggcatttgaacatggttaaagtctatcagctggtcaaatcagaaataattcGTTCCACAAACACCTGTTACGTTTAACCACGGTCAAACCAATGGTTAATTTTGACTGCTGCCGATCGggcgatcaaattatttgaacacggtTAAAAGaccgtgatcaattttcttgcTTGTTTGTAAGTTACCATACGTTTTTGAcgcaatgaaaaatttcaaagtttttagtgcgattgaatttagttgtagtaagttatttattaggtttGTTCTCAGAatcttttaattattatagtatagaaaataaaggaagattttgaaaaagatttgcTTTACTCTTCTATTACACAGTAGGCCTATGCTATTCAATCCTTACATCAACCAATGTATCTCATTAGAATTGGAATGTTCTTTTGttcataaaaaaattgtcataaaTGATGGTGATTTGTAAATTCTTTGTACGAaagtattcaattcatatttaaaatattattataaattaatgtagaTGTGTGATTATACAAAACGTCTGTGCCAGGGGGGTATATAAGAAGATGGCCCAGGGGGCCTGCcccgaaataatgaatatgaagaaaaactAGTACAGTAATTACAAAAAAAGTACAGTAAATGTACTTATGAATTTTTGACGGCCTGACGGTAAAGTAAAAAGAGCATTCAGCGCAAATTTccctctgaatatgagcagcGAAACTGATATTGAGTATCATGGGGTGTATTATATTCACTATATTACAGAattaaatttggattttcgtttaataataattattattaattcattagcatttgaaaaattgcaatatctcagtaatttctatccataaaaatcagatgtagccaatagcaagccagcaaacatgttggccaacttcagaaaagtatagctacaagagttgaccatgttcaaatttgatcgacggagttttgatcaatcccgaggttggtggaacagttgtatgtttgaacgagtgatcaaattttgactaTAGTCTAATTGACCATGGCTAGGCCCTTTGATCGAGGTTGGTGAAGCCGAGCATCAGTGTCAGCTTTCAgtgttcaattttcactgttcacaTTCACCTGAATTTTCAATCATCTGCTCTAATATAATTATGCTTCATTCAGATAAGCTACACCATACATAGTATGTTTATTTCAGAAGTAGCAATAACCttctttttcaacaatattataaattgtgaaattaaaACAATTCAACTTCCGCTTATAATAAAATACAGAGACATCTCCGCATGGTGCTTGTAGAACTGCTTGCAAATCATAGCAAGCTACAATTGCATTATTAGCGCCTGCATTTTCAACATCAGTTTCCTTCTATTTCcttgataaatttttatttgtcaTGTGACGTGAAAATGTCTCACACAAAGAGCACTGGTCTTTCTTTGGAGTGAAAAATGACAAATTGAATTCGGAATTGAATATCTGTCTATAAACTTATTGGTGGTATGTAGTGTGgatcttgtttttcttcttgttGCTCTTTAACATACAACCTGAACATCTCCTTCAGGCTGAGACCTCCATCTAAGAATTCCCTCTTTGTCTGATTTCTCAGATAATGCGATTCAATCCTAGGAAATTTCTTAATGTGCTCCCTTACTGAATTCTTATCTTCTTCACTTGAAGCATGCTTTCTGTGAAGACcttgttttgattttttcaacGTGCCTGTCTCATCATCTAATCTCTTATAACAATTTCTCACAACCTTTTCAGATAGATCCAAAGTTTTAAGAAAAAATCTTTGCAGACTTTTATCTTATCTGGTGTTAAGTAGTAAGCAATATTGAAAGCTCTTGGTTTCTTTGCATTAACTAGCCTTGTTTTAACTTCCATTTTCTGTGTGTAGCAAATGATGAAATTGTGCTGCAGATGTCTTTCACCCAATTCCCaatatgatttattaatatCTTCCTGTTTAATAGTAGAGATTTGGTCTGAACACTTGAGACGACATTTTTGACTGCAAGTGCCTCTCACAGAGCGAGCTTTCACAATTTTGTTGCTGCTAGTTGTGTATTGCTACCCACTGTTCACTTTTGATTTTTAATAACAGCTTTCCATCCCTGCCTATTACAGGCTCTTTTCCTTGACTTTTTAGGACTCTCACCTGGCTCCTCCAGTGTAGTTCCAACAGTTTGAAACTGTAGACAATTCCGAAGTAGTGTTGAATTCATCAGGTGTACAATCCAAATTTGGGCTATCATCTTGATTGTCTGAGCTTGAAGATGAATGATCCTGATAGTTGTTCTGCTCCTCATTCTCTGAAAGATAATCAGGGCCATAGTCTGCCCCAGTTTGGTATTGTTCACCCTGCAACAAgtacaaaaaatcgaagttgAATACATGAAGCTAGAGTTATTAGAGCTCACAATATCCAAGTTCAAATTATTCAGTCATTACTAACTACTCAAGTCAGTGTTcacaataaaaatgttatacatACACAAAATCATTAAAaccaattcaaataaaatattgttggaatacaaataattatttgaatgtggTGTTGACAGTGAGAAAAAAACGATATAGTTTTCAATCATAGCCTACATGCAAGAATATTGCCTGACACTACCAAATGTATTACAGCTATGTAACTCAGAATTATTAGTTTCAAATGAGTCAATTGTGCAAGCTGCAAATTGTAAATCATTTACAATAATGAAGAGGATACTGTATTAATGTTTTTCTCATCATCaattaaaatatattgattaaaCGTCCTATGCCTATAATGCTGTGAAATAATGAAAGCACAGATGCAACTTACTTCAGGTGAAACATCTTCTTGATCATCAACGTCTTGCGTCAATCTGCTTTCATTAATATCAGACTCAACTCCATTATCATTCATCTTTTTTGAACATGGTTAGATAGTTTGATCGCAGTTTGTCTC comes from the Nilaparvata lugens isolate BPH chromosome 1, ASM1435652v1, whole genome shotgun sequence genome and includes:
- the LOC120353246 gene encoding uncharacterized protein LOC120353246; this encodes MLLDGETYTIMENVEIQVTNCNQDLLTYSDDVENDNGVEFAIDNSPLVADVPAQEAQGEQYQTGADYGPDYLSENEEQNNYQDHSSSSSDNQDDSPNLDCTPDEFNTTSELSTVSNCWNYTGGAR